CACTTTACGGCTAAAGACGATGCCCAGCAGCGCGCTCACCAGCAGAATGCTGACCACCATAAGGATAATGGCGTTCATCAACTGGCGATTCGCGGCGGCCATTACCTGGCTTACCGGCGCCACAATGCCCAGATACCAGTTATCCGTGCTGTTGCCGATAGTGACTGGCTGCCAGGTAACCAGCGCTTTTTCGCCAAGAATGGCATCGTCCTGTTCAACCACATGGCTGGTAAAACCGGCGGTGTCGCCAGGGAACGGTTTGCTGGTCAGCTTTTTATCCGGGTATGAGACGATTTTGCCTGCGGTGGAAAGCAGCATGGCGTAACCGCCGCCTTCCCAGGGTTTGATCTGATTCACTTTTTGCTGAAGCGACGCCAGCGAAATATCGGATGTCACCACGGCCTTGAGCTGGCCGTCGGAGACAACGGGCGCCGCCACCGAGGTCAGCAGCGTCGGCACGCCGTTGTAGGCGTAGCTGTAGGGTTCGATCAGCGTATCTTTCCGGGTTTTCTGCGGGATCAGGTAGTAATCGCCCTGGCCCGGCGTGAGATAGGAGAGCAGCGGATGAAACTGATAATTACCCGACTGGCCGTGGTCGACGAAAAACGCATAACGGCCTTTCGGCGCCTGACCGGGTTTGCCGGCAAACTCCGCATCGCGCCCGTCAAAAGCGTTTTCTTCAAAGATTACGGAAATGGAAAGATAGTCAGGGTTATCGCGCAGCGCGCCTTCCAGCAGTTGGTCGGCGACTTTACGGTCGGTGATACCGGCGCGGGGCAGGGACGCCATGCTGTGGCCAAGGTTATGCGCCACATCGCGCGCGTAGTTAAGTTCCTGCTGAATTCTCAGCGCTTCGCTCTGGGCAATCTGACGTAAATAGCTCTCCGCCAGCGCTTTTTGTTCGTTGCTGGACTGCCAGCTCAGCACGCCAATGGTGACGACAAACCCCAGCGTGATGGTTAATGCGCCCGTCAGCAGCATCTGCGCGCGGGTACTCATCTTTTTATGAACGGATTGTCTGGCCATCACGGCTCCTCAGGATCAACCACGAAATAGCATTAGTGTCCCTTCGTTACGAGCCTCCTGGTCAATGCTCTATCGGCGTGGATCCGGTGTTCTTTAATCGTGCGGAAAACGTGTCGGCCGGTGTAAAAACAGGCGCTTTTACTGCCGCGCAGCAGGAGCGCGCAAAGGCAGCGTGGAGAGATGGCGGAAGGTGCTGAGTGTAGCGGCAATCGGCAGCATGTTAAGCTGCCGTTAAAAGTTTCGGTGCGAAATAAATTGTGCTGAGGCGTTAACGCAGCGGCCAGTTGAACGCGCCGATAAGCGAGAGCGGATAGCGCTCGCCGCGCTGCCAGGTGCGGATGCTTTCCGCCACCAGCGGAGAGCGCAGGTTGCTCGCCGAGAGGATTTCGTCGGCGCTCACCCAGCGGCAGAGATCGATATCGCTGTCGTGCGGCTCGGTCGGCAGCGGCGCGTCGAGCTCAATACTGAACAGAAAGCGCAAAAAGGGCGTGTTGTCGGGCGCCAGCCACTGATGCAGACGCAGAAAATGCTGCGGCTCGGCATGGATGCCGGTCTCTTCCCATAGCTCGCGGCGGGCAGCTTCCACCAGTGTTTCGTCGGCCTCCAGATGGCCGGCGGGCTGGTTCCAGAGCGCTTTGCCGTTAATGGTCTCTTCCACGACCAGGAATTTGCCCTGCGCGTGAACCACGCAGGCGACGGTGACATGGGGTTTGAACATCCGGTTCTCCTTATTTGAGCGGAACTTCTCGCCACT
This DNA window, taken from Cronobacter universalis NCTC 9529, encodes the following:
- a CDS encoding methyl-accepting chemotaxis protein codes for the protein MARQSVHKKMSTRAQMLLTGALTITLGFVVTIGVLSWQSSNEQKALAESYLRQIAQSEALRIQQELNYARDVAHNLGHSMASLPRAGITDRKVADQLLEGALRDNPDYLSISVIFEENAFDGRDAEFAGKPGQAPKGRYAFFVDHGQSGNYQFHPLLSYLTPGQGDYYLIPQKTRKDTLIEPYSYAYNGVPTLLTSVAAPVVSDGQLKAVVTSDISLASLQQKVNQIKPWEGGGYAMLLSTAGKIVSYPDKKLTSKPFPGDTAGFTSHVVEQDDAILGEKALVTWQPVTIGNSTDNWYLGIVAPVSQVMAAANRQLMNAIILMVVSILLVSALLGIVFSRKVLKPLGGEPLEAATIALAVADGKLDNVIAVKPGDRGSLFYALNTMQAQLRGIVGQIKEASDSVRQGAGEIVSGNINLSSRTEEQAAALEQTAASMEQISATVKHNAANAHHATELTANATQIASRGETLVGQVVQTMAQIDDSSKKISDITTMINSIAFQTNILALNAAVEAARAGEQGRGFAVVASEVRSLAQRSANAVKEIAALIEESGQRVANGVQLVNDAGKTMQEMTQAVHSVQTIIGEIVSASDEQSKGISQVTIAVNEMDGVTQQNAALVQQMAAAASSLEEQAQQLAQTVEQFSLEDRYA
- a CDS encoding NUDIX hydrolase, with product MFKPHVTVACVVHAQGKFLVVEETINGKALWNQPAGHLEADETLVEAARRELWEETGIHAEPQHFLRLHQWLAPDNTPFLRFLFSIELDAPLPTEPHDSDIDLCRWVSADEILSASNLRSPLVAESIRTWQRGERYPLSLIGAFNWPLR